One window of the Salminus brasiliensis chromosome 1, fSalBra1.hap2, whole genome shotgun sequence genome contains the following:
- the pla2g7 gene encoding platelet-activating factor acetylhydrolase, protein MSALAFGRPVQVPLVKKIYEWSLSASGLKYKWSRRRSAVMGNSSCHNDLGIPAGKGPHQVGCADLMVGHTAQGTFFRLYYPCQTSEGCEKPDWVPCREYFNGLADFMKISRALSERIFNYLFGSYKIPAAWNAPFKPDGKYPVIVFSHGLGAFRTLYSAICAELASQGFVVAAVEHRDESASATFYYKERSEAEPKPHEKRENFRPVSDNLEEQWMYYRPLKQGEPEFPLRNKQVKQRADECIRALDLLFDINAGKSIENVLESEFDFTTLENGMDLCRIAIMGHSFGGATVIECLCKEVKFKCGIALDTWMFPLDEEIFPSVKQPIFFINSEKFQWAGNIIRMKKLDSAIIPRKMITIKGTVHQSFPDFTFLTGNWIGRLLKLKGDIDPHIAMDLCNQASLAFLQRHLSLDRDFNQWDHLIEGKDDNLIPGTNITIPQSSM, encoded by the exons GGTTGAAGTACAAGTGGAGCCGCCGGAGGTCTGCCGTTATGGGGAATTCAAGCTGTCACAACGATTTGGGAATACCTGCCGGGAAAGGGCCGCACCAAGTGGGATGTGCGGACTTAATGGTGGGCCACACCGCACAG GGAACGTTCTTCAGGTTGTACTATCCGTGCCAAACCTCAGAGGGTTGTGAGAAGCCAGACTGGGTTCCGTGCAGAGAATACTTCAATGGCCTTGCGGACTTCATGAAAATTAGCAGAGCGCTGAGTGAACGAATTTTCAACTATCTCTTTG gatcttACAAAATCCCAGCAGCGTGGAACGCACCTTTTAAACCAGATGGAAAATACCCCGTAATTGTCTTTTCCCATGGGCTGGGAGCTTTCAG GACATTGTATTCAGCCATATGTGCGGAGCTGGCCTCACAGGGCTTTGTTGTTGCTGCGGTGGAACACAG GGATGAATCGGCGTCTGCAACATTCTACTACAAGGAGCGGAGTGAGGCAGAACCAAAACCACATGAAAAGCGTGAAAACTTCCGGCCTGTCTCTGACAATTTAGAAGAGCAGTGGATGTACTACAGGCCACTGAAACAAGGAGAGCCTGAATTCCCTCTAAGAAACAAGCAA GTGAAACAAAGAGCAGATGAATGCATCAGAGCTTTGGATCTTCTCTTTGACATCAATGCAGGAAAGTCTATAGAAAATGTTCTGGAGTCAGAGTTTGATTTCACAACGCTGGAG AATGGTATGGACCTGTGTAGAATAGCGATTATGGGTCATTCTTTTGGTGGAGCCACAGTGATTGAGTGTTTGTGCAAGGAAGTCAAATTCAA GTGTGGCATTGCATTGGATACTTGGATGTTTCCCCTTGATGAGGAGATATTTCCAAGTGTGAAACAGCCCATTTTTTTCATAAACTCCGAGAAGTTTCAGTGGGCTGGGAATATCATCCGTATGAAGAAGCTGGACTCTGCAATCATTCCAAGGAAAATGATCACCATTAA GGGGACAGTCCATCAGAGCTTCCCCGATTTCACCTTCCTAACTGGTAACTGGATTGGGAGActccttaaactgaaaggagataTTGATCCTCACATAGCAATGGACCTTTGCAACCAAGCATCACTGGCATTCCTTCAGCGTCACTTGT cTCTAGATAGAGATTTCAATCAATGGGATCATCTAATTGAGGGGAAAGATGACAACCTGATTCCAGGCACCAATATCACTATACCACAATCATCAATGTAA